In the Phycisphaerales bacterium genome, TCACCACAATGTCAGTGGTTGCTTGGTCTGCGCCCAATGTTGTTCCTGAGACAGATCAACCCCAAGAAGACCAAGAGCTAAAAGCGCCAACAGAAGATACGCCACCAAAAGAAGAGACTCCTGCCACACTTGACGAGTTACTCGGCATCCAAAATGACAACAAAGAGGCACCAGAAGATGCTGCTCGACTAGATCAAGATGAGGATCTTGACCGTGAGCTCGAAGAAGCATCAATGCAAGACAATTTTTCGGTCGCCATTGAGAAAATGGAGATCAGTGCCAACATGCTTGGTTCCCGACACCAAAGTGGACTTGGAACACAGCGTATCCAAGAAGACATTTTAAAGCGTCTTGAGTACCTCATGGATCAGGCCAAAGAACAACAATCGATGCAGTCCCAATCATCACAACAAAGCAGTAGCCAAAGCAAACCAAGCCAAGAAGACCTTAGTCAGCCCCAAGAGGGTCAACAACAACAACAAGCACAAAACCAACAGGCGCCAGGTCAGGGTGAATCCAATGGGCAAACACCTCCAAAACAAGAAGGTGACATCAATAGTAATCTTGAAGAACAACAACGTGAATGGGGCATGCTTCCAGACCGCATTCGTGAGCAGTTGCTTCAAGGCCGCAACGAGGCATTTTCTCGACTGTATGAGAAGATGACTCGGTCGTACTACAGACTTCTGGCGGAAGAGGAATCGCCCTGATGGTGAAACGATTTCACATAAACAATCAACAATCGCTTTTAGTTGGTGTGTTTCGAAGAAGGTGGCCACACATTGCACGGTGCATGGTGGTTCTTTTTGGACTCTTGGTCTTTCCAAAATTAGGAGTGACACAAGAATCAACACCTCAACAAGTACCCCAAGAGGAAGCAGCCTCAGAGATCAACGAACAGGAAAGCCAAAAAGGCGCCGAAGATGTTCCTGCTGTTGATGAAATGACCCCAGAACTTAACAGTGCTGTTGAATTAGGTATTGCATATCTAAAAAAAGAGCAACTCCCCGATGGCTCTTTTGGAGAAGGTAAATATCGTCAACATGTCGGCATTACAAGTTTAGCGGCGTTAGCGATTATGGCAGATGGCAACTTGCCGGGGCGCGGCCCACATGGTGAGGCAGTTCAAAAGGCATTAAATTTTATACTCTCGAATGTCACCGAGACAGGCTTGATTGCGGCGGACAAAACTTCCCATGGGCCTATGTATGGACATGGTTTTGCAACACTGTTTCTTGGCGAAATTTATGGCATGAATCCAACCGACACGCGGGTTCGAGATGCATTGGTGAAAGCAGTCAATCTTATTGTGGGTACACAGAATTCAGAAGGTGGATGGCGATATAACCCAGTACCTTTTGATGCAGATGTGTCGGTGACTATTTGTCAGGTGATGGCACTTCGTTCTGCGCGTAACGCTGGAATTAAAGTTCCTAAAAAGACAATTGACCAGGCGGTTGACTATGTGAAGAACTGCCAAAATCCAGATGGCGGCTTTAAGTACATGCTTAACTCAGGGAGCTCGGCTTGGCCACGTACTGCCGCTGGTGTTGCAACTTTGTTTTACGCAGGCTTGTATGAGGATGCAGCTATTACAAAGGGTCTTGAGTACCTGAATAAAAAAGTACTTCCAAACATCAAGACTTCTGGACAACCTCACTACTACTATGGCCAATACTATGCTGTTCAAGCGATGTACTTAGCTGGCGGCGATCAATGGAAACGCTGGTGGCCAGAAGTTCGAGAGGCGTTGGTTCGTAACCAATCTTCGTCAGGCGGATGGCTCGATCATCACGCGGGGGGAAGTTATGCCACAGCGATGAGTTTGATTATTCTGCAAATGCCTAAGCGATATCTACCCATCTTTCAGAGATGATGTAATGCAAACCCAAGACAATACAAACAACAAGCAATTCCACATAAGACATTATTGTGTCTTTGTTGTCGCTTTACTTGGTGTTTTAAGTACAAGTTCACTCGGGCAGGTGAATGAGAAAGATCTAGCCCAGCCCGTACAGGTGAGGCGAGCGGTCACAAGAAACACCCAAGCGGTGCCACCTAGTCAGCAACCAACAAGCCTAAAAGACGGTCAGTTATTCCCGGCTCCCCCATCAAGTGAGGCCAACCGTAAATCAAGATCGACTGACGGTGATGGTGAGTTGATTACATTACCGTTTGAGGTGCGGCCAACAGTGCTCGCTGAACTCACAAATTCCATAATTGCAACAGCAGATGGCCAGAATGGTTGGATTGAACAACCACTGAATACTGTTGTTGCTTGGGCTCGTGTTAATCCTAAATTTCATATAGCTGCATCCGGGAATGTGGTGCTCAATGATGGGCAGCACTTGCCTGGAGATTTTATTCAAAGTGAAGCTGTGACCTCAGGACATTTAGGGTGGAGGCACCCTTGGCTTGGGCCAATAAATATTCCACTAGAGAAGATCTCATCCGTTGCAATAGACCACATGGGGACCCAACTATTATCAAAAGAGGCACCACGGCAAGATGGCGATATCGTTTTCTTGAACAATGGCGATCTAATTGAGGGCTTTCTTTTAGAGATCGCGCCCACCATTGTGATCGAGGTGGGCTCTGATGTGGTGGAGATTCCACAAAGCCAAATTCGAGCCATTCGAATGATTCCAGAAGTCACAACGCCAACCGGGCGTCGTGTTACATTTCGTGATGGCACCATGATTGATGTTCAAGAATTGAGAATTGGCCTTGATGGATATACCAAGATTTCTACAACCACACTTCAGCTACTCGATGGCATGCCTTCCTCAACAACCCTTCCCCGGGCGATTGAGATTAACTCAATTAGTTTTGATCCAGCACAATTTGAATCACTCACAGTGCTTAAGCCATCAGAGATAACCAGTCCCCCAACACGGTTTTATCCGGTGCCACCCTTAGTAAAAAAAATAGGGCCCAGCTCTCTATTGGATCACATTGAGATTCAAGGGCCTGTGAGCGTGACGTATGATCTTCCATTGAATACAACACATTTTTCAGGTGTTATTAGTTTGACTGAGCAGTCGCCACCTTGTGCA is a window encoding:
- a CDS encoding terpene cyclase/mutase family protein, with protein sequence MVKRFHINNQQSLLVGVFRRRWPHIARCMVVLFGLLVFPKLGVTQESTPQQVPQEEAASEINEQESQKGAEDVPAVDEMTPELNSAVELGIAYLKKEQLPDGSFGEGKYRQHVGITSLAALAIMADGNLPGRGPHGEAVQKALNFILSNVTETGLIAADKTSHGPMYGHGFATLFLGEIYGMNPTDTRVRDALVKAVNLIVGTQNSEGGWRYNPVPFDADVSVTICQVMALRSARNAGIKVPKKTIDQAVDYVKNCQNPDGGFKYMLNSGSSAWPRTAAGVATLFYAGLYEDAAITKGLEYLNKKVLPNIKTSGQPHYYYGQYYAVQAMYLAGGDQWKRWWPEVREALVRNQSSSGGWLDHHAGGSYATAMSLIILQMPKRYLPIFQR